The Candidatus Desulfatibia profunda genome contains the following window.
ACGACGTGCTTATTAATGAGCTTATCCAGGAAGACATTCTGGTTATCGGATCGGATTACCGAATTATGGATATCAATGAGACCTTGCTCTCAAAATTGGGTCTAAATCGGAAAGACGTCATCGGCCAATTCTGTTACAAAATTACCCACAAGCAAAACGCACCATGTTCCGATGAAAATCACCTCTGCCCGCTTGTAAAAACGCTTGAAACGCAGAAACCTTCCCAGGAAACCCATGTTCACCGAGACAAGGACAATAATAACCTTTATTGTTCGATTTCCGTTTATCCTCTTTTTGAAAACGGGGAGGTGATTGGAGCTATCGAGCTCTCCAGGGATATTACGCGAGAAATACATATGCAGCAGACCATGATGCAGCAGGAAAAGCTGGCATCCATCGGCCGTTTGTCCGCCGGTGTTGCCCATGAAATCAACAACCCGCTGACCACGATTTTAACAACCTCCATGCTGATTCAGGAGGATATCGGTCCGGATGACCCGACGTATCAGGAACTGGAAACGATCGTTAAGGAAACCCTGCGCTGCCGCAAAATTGTCTCCAGCCTGCTCGACTTTGCCCGTGAAACCAAACCGGCCAAAAAGCTAAATAGCATCAATGAAGTGATCTCTGAGTGTCTGATATTGACCCGCAAACAAGCGGCGTTCAAGGATGTGATCCTGTTGCAAGATTTATCGCCGGAGATCCCGGACATTCATGTGGACAAGGACCAAATTCAGCAGGCGCTGATTAACCTCATCCTCAATGCGGCCGAGGCGACAAACCCGGGCGGAACCGTCACGGTTTCAAGCGTTTTTAATTTTTCGGATGAAGTGGTTGAAGTTGCAATCCGTGACTCGGGTAAAGGAATTGCCGAGGAAGTTCTGGATAAAATATTTGACCCTTTCTTTACGACAAAGGAAAGCGGAACCGGACTGGGCTTGGCCATTACCCACGGTATTGTTAAACGCCATGGAGGCATCATAGACGTTGAAAGCAAACCAGGTCACGACACCACGATTACCATTAAACTGCCCGTCAACAAAGGCAATAAAGATGTCCATTGATAACCCCCTTATCCTTGTTATTGACGATGAATTGCCCATCTGCCGCAATTGCGAAAAAATCTTGTCTAAAATAAACTATGAGGTCAAATATGCCCTTAATGGATACGATGCCTTAAAGATAATGGACGAAACACAGTTTGATGTCGTTATCACCGACTTGAAAATGAGCAACCTGGGAGGCATGGAAGTGTTGCGCCGCGTCAAAGCATATCACCCTGAAACCATGGTGA
Protein-coding sequences here:
- a CDS encoding response regulator, which translates into the protein MKNTILLVDDEADIRTVMKISLTDSGYEVLAAQNGEEALRIFKSAQPQVVLTDIKMPGMDGIELLRHIKHENPDTEVVMITGHGDIDMAIMSFRHEAADFITKPISEDALEITLKRAFERIAMKQKVRECDKNRAMYDVLINELIQEDILVIGSDYRIMDINETLLSKLGLNRKDVIGQFCYKITHKQNAPCSDENHLCPLVKTLETQKPSQETHVHRDKDNNNLYCSISVYPLFENGEVIGAIELSRDITREIHMQQTMMQQEKLASIGRLSAGVAHEINNPLTTILTTSMLIQEDIGPDDPTYQELETIVKETLRCRKIVSSLLDFARETKPAKKLNSINEVISECLILTRKQAAFKDVILLQDLSPEIPDIHVDKDQIQQALINLILNAAEATNPGGTVTVSSVFNFSDEVVEVAIRDSGKGIAEEVLDKIFDPFFTTKESGTGLGLAITHGIVKRHGGIIDVESKPGHDTTITIKLPVNKGNKDVH